Within the Oncorhynchus clarkii lewisi isolate Uvic-CL-2024 chromosome 2, UVic_Ocla_1.0, whole genome shotgun sequence genome, the region CGGGCGCTCCCAAATCTGTCCTCTTCTGCCTCCGACCCCGTTTCCTCAAATATCCGCACTGGGAATGTGTATGATCATGTAAGGCCCCAGATTAAGAGCAGTGTCAAACTGGGCTATGTGGATATTACATTTCACCAGCATCATGTGTGTCTTGCTGTAATGTGCTACCTTAGGTGCTGTTGGTGTTATATGGCTCAGCTCACAGTGGATGGTATTTTAATCAGAAGAGGCAGAGGGAAGCATCCCTCTATCAATCATTAAGACTGAGATATGATTCATCATCTATGTGATGATGTAGATTGCTCActgaataaatcaaataaatccaCACCCCTTCCACGCAGCATGTTTTTCTTCTAGACCACCTTAAGAAATATGCTTGCTGCTGTACTGACCAATAAGAAGGACGTACATAAAAAACTACAGGAAATTCAGTACACGAGATCCATAACTGAAgtgtccccttctctccctcgttCTAGCTATTTCTGGTTCTCATGTGAGCTCAATCATTAAGTCGATGAACACATGCATCTCCACATCGTCACAACAAAAACGATGCTGTGGTGTGTCTGCTAATGTCACGGCAGATCTAGTCCATCTCAGATAACACTAGATCCCTATGCTTTAGCAACTCTGACTGGAATTATCTGATTACACAACTGAAACCTAACCCTTGCACAATAATGGTGTGCGCAAGCCATCTACATATAGATTTCATGAGAAAGCATCCCCTGTACTTTGATATGGATAGTCTACATGCACGCCACGCACACGTACGCCACGCACTTACCCGTTCCACGCTGCTTTGCGTTTCCCTCTCAATCGGTATTGTAAGGACGAGAAGCCCCGCTCGGCTCTCTCTCCTGCCTCATCAAGCCCTGCGAGCCGACAGCGGCGCTCTAATCGTCGTAACTACGAGAGGGGTAAACACGGCTAGCTCGGCTGTGGCGGGATTATCCATGCGACCTGTTGTTGCTAAAACAGAGGCACCCCCCAAATCCTCTGCCATTGTGCTGGCTGTCCATGCAGCGGCGGGGCAGGGCAGCGAGGCGCTGCTTTGTCAGCACTGGTCTCTGTCTGTGGTGATGACGCTGGAGAGGCGCGCTGTGGATATATGCTTCTATCCGAACGACGGGCGCAAACCATCAGTGCGTTGCAATGTAACAAACACATTGAGCTTCCACTGGTGGCAGGGTGATTTCCCTAATgcgatatttatttatttccttatGAAATCTGTATTTATATCCGGAGGGAGGGGATGAAATCAGCAGACAGGAAGCATTTGAAAAAAAGTATCGTGGTACTGTACCATTCCAGATGTTGTGTTAAGCAGGCTTTCACAGCTCACATCATGTCCTCACATCACCGAAAGACGAAAAATATTTCCTAGGTTTACACTAGGACGCAACTTGAATTAATCAAAACATCAATTGCACAACAAAAGGCAAATATTTGCAATAGCCTATTGGAGTAAAACACAATTTTATTGAATATTGCATAATGCTTTTTAATCCCAAAGGCAACTTTAGGCTAAACAATTGAACCCATCTGCATATTACAGTCCCCTGCCAAGGCTTTAGGATGAGATAACTGAGCCtacaaaaaaaatatggaaatCACAGATGTGGGCCTGTAACAAAGTTCTTAGTCATTGCAATGTGTGATACATCTTCATATAGCCTACATCTAATTGAATTGAATGTAGTTTATAGTTCAAGTTATTGTCCACTGACAATAAATAGCCTACTGATACAGATTATAGGCCAAATGTGTAGACTCGTATCTACAGCTACTAGGATACAATGTAACAAATGTGACATGCCCCTCAAGCTAGACTGTAGCATATAGCCTATAAAATAACTAGCTCCTCCGTTCCAGAGTGTATAGAAAACGATCCGACTTCTTGAATCATGAGGTAAAAGTAtcgtatgtatatatatatatatatatatatatatatatatatatatatatatatatatatatatatatgtttgtttTGTTGTCATTTGAATAATACAGGAACGTAATAATTCATTCATGTGTTTTATTTCTTATCGTGACATGTTGAACCACGTGACCATGCCGATGATGACGACATATGAAGTTACTTTAGTCAGCTTCCTACTTCCTTACCCTGGCTTGGTTCTCTCCTTCATCTTCTTTTCTTACGATAAAAAGACAAAATGTCCCACCAAACGGGAATACAGGGTACCTATTTCAGTTACATTCTGTTGTTGCTTTCTTGGCATGTTTGAACTGTATATATATCTCAATTGAAAATCAGTTTTTAATCGATGTTAGAGCAAGCTCATTTGAAGTGCGGATTCCTGTAAGTAGCGACTGTAGCTAGCCAGTTAACGTAAGCGAGCTATCTGTGATTATTGATTTGATTCTCTGCTaagaagtagcagcagtagcaataTGTCCAAAAACAATGGCCAGCCATATCTGCTCCTGCCTCTGCTCAAGcgaaaaataaacatgtttttcaaGCTGGTCATTTTGGCTCGGGCAACGCCTTCATTGAAACAGTTGGCGTTCAAATGTAAAATGGTCAAGGCAGCCGCAACCTGAACCTATCAGACGCACTTTCACATAGAAAATGAGCTCACTCACAGCCTACACCAAATTATCTGAATGCTTTCAACCCAATGAAAGatgcttttggtcatgtagtgcatgtggacacctgctcatcacaCATctgattccaaaatcatgggcattaatatggagttgttctcccctttgctgctataacagcctccactcttctgggaatgctttccactagatgttggaacattgctgctgggacttgcttccattcagccacaagtattactgatgttgggcaattaggcctggctcgcagttggcattccatttcatcccaaaggtgaCGATTTTTACCACTTCAGCACTCAGAGGACcttttctgtgagcttgtgtggcctacctattcacggctgagctgttgttgctcctagatgtttccacttcacaataacagcagacatttgacgaacatcctatgatggtgccacgttgaaattcactgagctcttcgGTAAAGCCtttctactgcaaatgtttgtctatggagattgcatggcagggttctcgattttatacatctgtcagcaacgggcgtggctgaaatagcccaatccactcatttgaaggggtgtccacatacttttgtatatatagtgtatcaatATTTGTTCATTTTCATTTGCACAGTTATTGAATTATTTATGCAAGTGATAGGCTACTTAAACAGGTAACGTTAGATGGTGTTGTGTGTGACGTTAATGTAGTTTTCACAACATGGGTGCCTGAGGATCCTATTCACAAAACAGGTGTATATGGTAACCTTGACAACGTCCATCTAAATATTAGTGGTGTGATCCAGTCTGTGATCGGCTTAACTCTTTGGGGAAGGAGATTGCTTAAGGTCGTATGCATTCATCCTACGTTGCATCCTATGTTCTCTGTATGGTCTTATGTGAGGGATAGGCCAGTACTAGGATGGTGTCCTAGATTTCAGTAGAGGCTTCTTCCCATAATGCAAGAAACAAACCCACTTAACATCTGTTTTTCCAGCTGGTAACGATGTGAAGGATGTCTTTGCCAGTGCAAGGAGTGGAAACCAATATCGACTCCTAAAGATTGTGATTGAGGATGGTAAGAAGTGTTTATTTTTCCACCAATTTGATCATAAATAAACAGATCTAAAGTTTGCCACGAAGGTTGTTTCTTTCAAGGGTAGGCCTATATTTCAGATCATTTTTAGAAGAAAAAACAGTTACCATGATTTAGGAAAGCCCAACCGATTTAATACACCAATTTTACGTTTTCACATTGAATGCGCAAATACTGAATTTGTGTTGCAGAGCAACTTGCTTTGGGCGTGACCAGGCAAGCATCAAAGACATGGGACCAAGAGTACGACTCGTTAGTCCTGCCTCTACTAGAGGACCACCTGCCATCTTATATCCTGTACCGACTGGACTCCTCCAACAACCAGGGCTACGAGTGGATCTTCCTGGCCTGGTCACCTGACCATTCTCCTGTAAGCAACTCACCTGACACAGAGACGTCAACTTCCCTGTTAACATAAGTTCCCTCTGCAAATTATGTGTCACAGTTGTGTCAATGACACAGGTCTCCCTTTACATGCTCACAGTGACAACGCAGCCTCTCAGCAGATTTATTTTGTGTAGAATAGCTTacttataaaaaatatattatttgtcacatgcttcgtaaacaacaggtgtagactaacagtgaatagttatttatgggcccttcccaacaatgcagagatagaaaataatttaaaaaagtaataatgtaataattaacaataacttggctgtatacacggggtaccagtaccgagtcgaggtaattgaggtagatatgtgcatataactaggaataaaatgGCTAGGCAACAGGATGGATAATAAACATTAGCAGTAGCGTATGTGATGAGTGAAacaagttagtgcaaaaagggttaATACGGATAGCCCTGGTAGCTATTTGAACTATTttactaactatttagcagtcattgcttgggggtaggagctgttcagtgtcctgttggttccagcCTTGGTGTattggtactgcttgccgtgcggtagcagagagaaccgtctatgacttgtgtggctggagtctttgacaatttgtagggccttcctctgacaccgcctggtatagaggtcctagatggcagagAGCTTGGCTCCAGTAATGTATTGGGccttacacactaccctctgtagcaccttgcggtcagatgccaagcagttgccattccaAGCGGTGATGCGGCCAGTCAagaccaaatcaaattgtatttgtcacatgcgccgaatacagcaggtgtagtagaccttacagtgaaattcttacttataagcccttatccaacaatgcagttttaagaaaaaataagtgttaagaaagtatttactttCTTCGTTGgtgacatcaaggaacttgaaactctcaacctgctcaactacagccccgtcgatgagaatgggggtgtgcttggccctcccttacctgtagtccacgatcatctcctttgtcttgatcacattgagggagaggttgttatcctggcaccacacagccaggtctctgacctcctataGGACCTCCCTATCTCATTGTcggttatcaggcctaccactgttatgtcctTTACAAAcccaatgatggtgttggagtcatgcttggccatgcagtcatgggtgaacgaggagtacaggagggaactgagcacgcacccctgaggggcccccgtcttaaggatcagcatggcagatttgtttttacctacccttaccacctgggggcggcccgtcaggaagtccaggatccagttgaagagggaggtgtttagtcccaggttccttagcttagtgatgagatttgtggccactatggtgttgaatgctgagctgtagttaatgaatagcgttctcatgtaggtgttccttttgtccaggtgggaaagggcagtgtgcagtgcattggagattgcgtcatctgtggatctgttggggcggtatgcaaaatggagtgggtctagggtttctgggataaaggtgttgtgagccatgaccagcctttcaaagcacttaatgacTACAGACGTGAGTTTTACGggtcggtaatcatttaggcaggttatcttagtgTCCTTGGTCTGCTtcaaacatgtaggtattacagacttggtcagggacaggttgaaaatgtcagtaaagacgcttgccagttggtcagcacatgttcGGACTACACGTCCCTGTAATCCTTCTGGCACCTCCttaatgcacttattaatgaagccggtgactgacgTGGTGAACTCAATGCATCGGATGAATCAGGAACATATTTGAGTCTGCTAGCGAAACAGTAGCTTAGCATATGCTTCATTTGACCACTTCCTTATTGGTCGTGTCACCGGTATTTCCTATCAGGAGTTAGGATATAGTTATGGTTAGATATTCCAAATGgacggcgagggagagctttatatgcgtttctgtgtgtggattAAAGATGATTTAGAGTTTTttcacctctagttgcacaggtgacatgctggatTTCagtttcctgcattaaaatctctggccactaggagtgccgcctctggatgagcattttcttgtttgcttatggccctatacagctcgttgagtgcggtatTAGTTTCCCGGCCTCGGTTTGTGGCGGTAAAtggacagctacgaaaaatatagattaaACTCTTAGTAAAAAgtatggtctacagtttatcatgaggtgTTCTAACTCCCGTTTTATCCTGCCGACGCATAGTAAAACCAGCTAGACGTATGTTATCCATGTCactgttcagccacgactcagagaAACATAGGACCTACTGAAATATCCTGtcgataggatagtctcgaacggagctcgtccagtttgttctccagtgattgtacgTTTGCCAATAGAACCGAGGGTAGAGGCGGTTTATCTTCTCGCCAACTTAGTTTTGTCACAGTGCCGTCTCATCTCTTCCGAGTCTCGGGGATTAGGGTCTGGACCGGAGTGAGCAGTATGTCCTGTGTCGCTGACTCATTGTGAGTAGAAAACTTCAATCAAAttgaggttagtgatcgctgttctgatgtccagaagttatttttggtcataggaAATGGTGGTTAAAATCAGctataaaaaaacacaaaatagcatAATTGAGCCATTAGTGCTCAACTATTTGTTAGCCTATGTGTAGTTTAGCTGTAGTGTAGTGCAAATGGGACATTTTAGCTTTTGGCCTGCTCTTTATGCAGGTAACATCACAACTGTTGCAAATTGATGTAATGACTTGGTTCTCATTCTCAGAGTAATAAACTCAACGGACACTTTGAAAGCGTCTTCCTAGACGGTCAATACAGCTGCATTCAATTagttgcacacactatataccttcctcctataaccattcaCTTCTGCTGTAAACCCTCTAAACCTCGGcactccctcagtgacatgaataagtatatttcatattctcagaacccaacaacAGAGAATGAAAGAAATTGAGCTCTACCTGATTGAATGAAGTGGTTCAATTAAGACTGAGGAATGTTGCATGGACAGGAGGATAAAtgctgtggtagagagagtgtaTAGACTAGCATAGCATCCTATTCTAACAGACCGGGCAGGGCTCGACATTCCTACCCACTATCCGGAGGCGGCGTGCCACGGGTCCAGGCGTGTCTGGAAATGTGCAGAGGTTTCAAAACACACAAAGCACATGTTCTAAGACTGGGACATCCCAAATGGGCTGTGTTCATCTGGTGCTGATCCAGGCACAGTTAGCTATCCCCTGGAAAAAAGAATGGAAGCATGTGTTGAGTTAGCAAGAAAATAATAAAGAATTGTGTTTGAACAACAAGAGTAGAATCACTGCAATTCATTGATGAAATAGAAAGGGGATGGAATAGATGCATGTTAAGAGGCTGCTTTTCCAGTACCCCTTGGTGTGTTCGCTAACACATTCTATTTCAAACAGGTGCGACATAAGATGTTATACGCTGCTACCAGGGCCACAGTGAAGAAAGAATTTGGCGGAGGACTAATCAAAGATGAGCTCTTCGGCACCACAAAGGTGGGTTAGATTATCTGTGTGAGATTGGCTTGTGAAATCCTCTTACTCCGAGGAGCTGATTTGCCGCCTGCTTTGCCATTCAACGGTTATTGTAATCGGAGGTGTCCTTTTTTTTTTCCTGCTCAAGCGGGGGCATAAACATTGAAGAATGTTCCAGTATGACATTGCTTTAAAAAGCTCATCAGTAATTTGGCATTCACATTATCACACATGTATAAGATGGAGGGTCGAGTATTGTTAAATATGTATTGTACATGAATAGTAGTTGTGTATGTAGATGGCTAACTGGTATGTGGTCCACTCTCCCCGCCTCCCCCAGGAGGATATGTCTTTGAGGGGCTACAAGAAGTACCTGGTGGCCGAGGCAGCACCGCTACCACTCACTGCTGCCGAGGAGGAACTGAGGCGGATCAAACTCAGTGaggtacgcacacacactcacgcagagAGAACGATATTCACACTTCCTGTGATGTTTAAAAGTAATTCTGTGTAAAAGTTGTTTTGTTGGTTTAAAGTGTTACATGGGTGTGGATTCAAACCTTTTCTTTCAACTAAGACATGTAATTGTAGGCAAACCTGCCTTAATATggaaggaagttaaagcttatgAAATGAGTGGTTCTGACCACTCAGGACAATTCACAGACAGAGCCCCTGCACAATAAACCCATAGCATCTGCTTTTCGTTGTGTTCAATCCAAAAGACACCGTGTTGAATATTAATGACGGCTGGTGATACCCCTCCCTTCCCGTAGACCACAATGTCAGCAATACAGCTGTGCATAATGCCGACCTGGCGCGAAGAGTCACTGGAAAGGTGCTGATGCGTTGGAACTGCAGGATGTTGGCAGATATGACTATTAGTCCCGTATGGGTCGAGACTCAGGTTTATAAATGGGTTGTTTTTGACAGAAATGTCATGATGCATTGTAAGCATAGATGTTGTCTCACTGAAGCACAGGTCCTGCACTAAAATGTCGTTCGTCAGCCTATATGAGGGGCCATCCTTGAATGTTGATGATGAATGATCATTCAATACTTTGTATTGATTCTGCATGGCAGAGCACTTGGTCAAGGTCACACCACTGTGCCTGTGCTTGGCTCCACTGATAAGATTGGGGGTTACACTGCTATGTGATAGCCCGATGCTTTACTTGCCACTAATGATGACGATGCTAGTTAAGTTCGCTTTTGTCTGGTGTTTCGATTATAAAATGTGATTAACCAAAAATAAGTAACACATAGTGTAACCTGTGCGTCTATTTTGAAAAGCTCGGCCTCAACTCAAACCACGGCGAGTGTTCTTTAAAGAGGAAACAACATTATTGCTGTGCAGAGTTCACCCTGTCTGTCACAAGACTTGTCTCCAACTCCATAAAAGGAATTAGTCTGAGAAGCAGTCCGTCACGCTCCTAAATACAGCCAGTAAAAAGCTAGAAGGGAGAAAACAGGAAGTAAGGGTAGTATTTCTCCCAGTTGTTGGAGGAAGATAATACCAACATTAATCTGTGTGGGAGGAAAGTGGCTTTGAAATGTGCctggagagcgtgagagagactGCCTTGACTAAGTAGTTGGATAAAACCCACAATCCTTTTGGTACATGATGTGGGTGCACCGCATGTGCTGCTCAATCATGTGTATACAACTGACAGCTGTTCATTCAAAGAGAACAAACAGCGCACTAAAAATAGAGGCCATCCATCAGTATAATCCATTTCCAGTCTTTCAGGTGATTTAGAGGAAGTGCCTCATCCCTCCAGTCTCTCCCGCCCAGATATAGAAATATCAGCCACATGAGTCATTATCCCCGATGTGAAGAATTTGAGAAGGGATGAATGTTCTATATTATTTTTGCCTGATATTTGCTTGATATTAATTTTAAGGTGGCCTCGTCTTCCTTAGGAAAGAGATCTTATGATCTCTAAGGGACTTCCTGGTTAAATGATAATATTGATTGAACCACTTGCGCTACCACTAGTGGGCTGCGTGTTGACTATGGTAAAGGTAAAGTTGTTTTAGTTTTTTCAGTCAATTTCGTGCTGTCTTCACAAGGGTGGTGAATATTCTAAACTCTTAGTACAGTGTTTGAAGACGTCTTTCACCACATTACCATTGATCCAAAATATAAGTTTACCGGGAAATACCATGAACATTGATTTAATCACCAATACACAACATCTTctgaatgtgtttgtgttgttttcAACCAGTTAATCCAATAGCTAAAGAAGCAAGATACAGTGAGCACCATAATTCATTGGACAGTGACCATCTCAGATTTTTAAAACTTGCTTTGAAGTCAAATCTGTCTAGTCATCATTCTAGTAGTTCAGTATATATCATACTTTGTTTCTACTTTACAGACATTTTCATGATGTAGTTCTCAAAATCTGTAGTAGACCAGTTTAAAATCTATAGTAGTCGGATTAAGAGTAAAACGTATTTTAACAAATGTGAAGAGAATCATGTCAATagtgagcattgcattgtgaaaggcaATTACTTTATATGAACACGCTTTGCAATGTGAAACATGTTTATAGATAACACTGGTTTTAAGTTGTGTGAAAAAGTGACTATGATTTTGTGTGTTGTacttagtcaattgaaaatgtgcgTAGTTTTGAAACTCCTTTTTTTTGATCGTCTTGTTTagagttttgtactaagagttttGAAAATTGCACCAAAGCAATTGAACAGAACTGTAAAGTTTTCTCTGTGCTGTGTGTTCAGGTGCAGACTGACATCAGTGTGGACACCAAGCAGCAGACACTGCAGGGAGTGGCCTTCCCCATACATGGAGACGCTGTCGAGGCGCTCGAAAGATTCAAGGACAAACGAGTCAACTACGTACAACTTGTAAGTCCTTCTTCCCCCTCTGTTGCTTTTCCAGGTGAGTCCGTTGAGATCAAGTTCTGTTCCTTCTTTATACTCAGGATTCCCTTCAGAATGACAAGGGAATTTTGGAGTCGGGAGTTTTATTGAACAGTACAATGTGGTTCTCTTTTTGACCAAAGCGTCATTGTCAACTCTCCTCATTGAAATTCAAGGGCTGGTGTCACAAGATCAGATTTGGGGACAAAGGCATAATTGTGACACTTTGAGCTGGCACTGCCTGGTTCTCGCTCCTCTTTCTCTAAAGTCATAATGAGCAGGTTATCAAAAGAGCTATTCGATAAATCACACAAAACTGAAATGACACTTTATTAGAGGGTAATTTTCCAACTGTCATATCTGGTTAATTCATAATGGTTTCATTTCAATAGGAAATCGACTTTCCCAACGAGCTCATTAGGTTGTCTAACACTGAACCGACCGAGGTGAAAGATCTGCCCAAGAGGATCCCCACTGAGTCGGCACGCTATCACTTCTTCCGCTACAAACATTCCCACGAGGGAGACTACCTGGAGTCCGctggtaaaaataaaataaaaattgttacGTCATTTTTTTTCAGAGAAACACAACAGAATTGTAAGCAACTTAACACACCAAGCGGTCATGACTTAAATCTTTCATATTTCACTGAAgttaatctttttttttatttttatatttcacAAAGTTGTATATCTCTTCATTGTGATGGGACATCTTCCATTGTTGTTTTCTCTTCTGCAGTGTTCATTTATTCCATGCCGGGGTACAAGTGTAGCATCAAAGAGAGGATGCTCTATTCTAGCTGTAAAAATCCCCTGGTGGACTTGGTTGAAAATAACATGCAAATTGACATTTTGAAGAAGGTAAGGACCAAAAGGCCAAGCTATTTTATTAGAATTGTAACACAACCAATACAAAGTGTTGTTAGTAACATTTAAG harbors:
- the LOC139370394 gene encoding twinfilin-1-like, producing the protein MSHQTGIQAGNDVKDVFASARSGNQYRLLKIVIEDEQLALGVTRQASKTWDQEYDSLVLPLLEDHLPSYILYRLDSSNNQGYEWIFLAWSPDHSPVRHKMLYAATRATVKKEFGGGLIKDELFGTTKEDMSLRGYKKYLVAEAAPLPLTAAEEELRRIKLSEVQTDISVDTKQQTLQGVAFPIHGDAVEALERFKDKRVNYVQLEIDFPNELIRLSNTEPTEVKDLPKRIPTESARYHFFRYKHSHEGDYLESAVFIYSMPGYKCSIKERMLYSSCKNPLVDLVENNMQIDILKKLEIDNGDELTGDFLYEEVHPKQHAHKQAFAKPKGPAGKRGGHRITRPPGDGEEN